One segment of Leuconostoc lactis DNA contains the following:
- the dapA gene encoding 4-hydroxy-tetrahydrodipicolinate synthase: protein MYENIQLITAVVTPFDQVGQIDYAALTKVIDHLLAHGTQGLVIAGTTGESPTLTHDEKLAVTEFIASYVGDRVLLIANAGTNNTAESVEMARELSAISGIDAILAVTPYYNKPSQAGMIAHFSAIADAATKPVMLYNIPGRSAVGLTVDSVVQLAQHPNINAIKETTSAEFIGAEVELTQHEDFAVYTGEDAQTLAAFSLGGAGTISVAAHLYGDEMTALFTAMLAGDWRQAGQIQRQLTPKMTALFHWPSPAPVKAKLAEQGLLHNITRLPILPLTADETQQLTTRLEAKA from the coding sequence ATGTACGAAAATATTCAGCTGATCACGGCAGTGGTCACACCGTTTGATCAAGTCGGCCAAATTGATTATGCAGCACTGACGAAAGTGATTGATCATTTGTTGGCGCATGGCACACAAGGTCTGGTTATTGCTGGGACAACTGGTGAGTCCCCAACTTTGACCCATGATGAAAAGTTGGCCGTTACAGAATTTATTGCCAGTTATGTTGGTGATCGTGTCTTATTGATTGCGAATGCGGGAACCAATAATACGGCAGAATCTGTTGAAATGGCGCGTGAATTAAGTGCCATTTCGGGTATTGATGCCATTTTGGCTGTGACCCCTTATTACAACAAGCCAAGCCAAGCCGGCATGATTGCCCATTTTAGCGCCATTGCTGATGCCGCGACAAAACCGGTCATGCTGTATAATATTCCGGGACGTTCTGCCGTTGGTTTGACGGTTGACAGTGTCGTGCAGTTAGCACAACACCCCAATATTAATGCCATTAAGGAAACCACGTCGGCTGAATTTATCGGAGCGGAAGTTGAATTGACTCAGCACGAGGATTTTGCCGTTTACACAGGTGAAGATGCGCAAACTTTAGCCGCATTTAGCCTGGGGGGTGCCGGGACAATTTCTGTTGCAGCGCACTTATATGGGGATGAGATGACGGCCTTATTTACGGCTATGTTAGCAGGCGATTGGCGTCAAGCTGGCCAAATTCAGCGTCAATTAACCCCTAAAATGACTGCTTTATTTCATTGGCCATCCCCCGCACCGGTGAAGGCCAAGTTGGCTGAACAAGGCTTGTTGCACAACATCACTCGGCTGCCTATTCTACCGTTAACAGCTGATGAAACACAACAATTAACGACACGATTGGAGGCAAAGGCATGA